The genomic stretch CCTTGCAGCACGTATTGCGCAATTGGGAACACAAAGAAAGAGGGCATGATTGTCGTGGGTCAATGTTGTATTTCTTCACTATCCTATGCTAACGTCCTATGTCATGCTTCCATCCTCCATGTGTCACACACTCGTCCTCCTCGTGCATCCTTGGGCACGGAATCCTGAACAAAAAGAAAAGGCTCAAGGCCCATGTAGTGACACTAAGGTCTGGTATCATAAGTGCAAAGCTCTGCCAAACGCCCAAATATAAATCATGTGTAGTCGTAAAGTATGTATGCGAAGTGAAGGTCGCAAAAGTAAAGTGCTGACTGGTACAAGACGTGGTGCATGGTGGTACAGACACCTGTCAGACCGCACCACTCAGTTGAAGTCGAGTCAAGGTAATTAGAGCTCAGAGCCAGCGTTCGCTCTTCTGCTGTGTGCCGTACTCTGCTTCAAAGTTGAATTTAAAGGACGAAGCCTCGGATAAGGAAGGATAGTGGATCAATGGTGACCTGTGCGAGCATGTCGAACCGCGGTGGAAGTCGGTTGGTGGGGAGCTGGGAGAGTAAGGCGTGGGTGGTCGGTCTGCAATAGATGAGGACATGCTGGACTTCCTGCGTACTCGGTCCGGTACTCGTATCGAGCTGGTGGGTGACTTCATCGAGATGTTGTCTGTCAAGGATGGTGTTCGTGGAGGGAACTCGTATGTGCTGAGCTCCTTCTCAAAGTCGGTGTTGATTCTGGGGGATATGCGATCTCGTGTGAGGGCTGGCTGGGTTGGTCGGATGCCGTACTTTTCCGGTCGTTGTGCGTATTGGCTTGGTCTTCGCCATGATTCAAACTCGGCGTCGTCTAGTGGTGTGGCTGCTCGTAGGGAGAAACCCCTCATCCGTCTTTGAGATCTCTTCCAGCAAAATAGTAGGGTAACGGCAACACCGGTGACGACGAGGGTGCCTACGACGGCGCCAAGAATGGCCCAGACTTTTGTTTGTTGGTCCATGATGGGGTATTTGTAACTGTGTTTAATGTCGGCGATGGTGGATGCTGTAGTTGGCCAGTTTGTAGAGGACGAGTTCAAGGCAATATATTAAAGAAAGACGGTCCTCAAATCAAGACCATACTGGCAGCGGCTGGTGCGGCTACTTCCTCGAGTGGCGGTGGACGAAACGTTGGTCGTAGTCTTGAGTCCACTTCTGTCGGGAGTGAACCTGGAAGGGCACCACGGATAAAGTAGTTGCGAGATAAGCGGGGGGGTCATGCGTGTACCGATCCACAGCACCCGGGCAGGGAATGATGGTATGCTGCTAGCGGCACGGAAAGACAGAACAAAGAATGAGGGTTTGGTAGGGGCTACGATGGCGCAGTGAGCGAGGAGAGTGATGTGGGTTATAGATATCTCGCAAGCTTGGCCCAAGGCAACATGCAGGTACGAGGACGTGCCTAGTGGTGGGGTGCGAAGTTTACTAGTAGGGCAGAGACTTATGGAAATATCGGTGAGTTGTGCACTAAAGTCAACCCTGGTGGGCTAATTTGGACAAGCTTGGAACCACGGCCGTTGACGATGGCGCAAACTCCTAGAGAGGCAGTTCCGCCGCGGCTGGTGCAGGGGCCAGGACAGTGCCGACCATTACTGCTATGCCAGCACCAGGCCGTGGCGTCGTCAAGGTCAGCAAACTGGCCGCCTTTTTGACAGCACACGGAGGCCTTGCGACGAATGCGCGGGCAGAAGTCGCCAAAGCCCAGGGCAGACTGACACTGGAGGCTTGAACAGCGGTGCAAAAGCACGCCTCGTCCTGCACAACTGTCAGCTGTACTATCCGTTTTCTTCTTTGTTTTTCTGGTTGTCCTTGCATCAGCGAGGGTGGTCGGAAACTTGGCTTCGCTTGCAGACGGCGTCGATCCACCATCTCCAACGAGTCTCGTGACCCACCTCTGCCCACCACATGCAGGCACTGGCCAATCCCGACACGGCCTCTAGGTGCGTCCCGCAATCGCTTCCTTGAAGCTTCTGTCCCCTCGCCCGCCCAGTGCGCTTATGTGCTGCTCTGCGGTCACAAGTCCATATCTCACCCATGGTGTCGGGGGAGGAGAAGAGCACGTCTCCATAGTAGCGCCATGGTCTGGTCCGAAGAGTGCAGCAATACGAGCTACACGCCGAGCGTTCCTGACGTCCCTGACGTTCCTGACTACAGTATCGCGCAACCCTGCAGCCGAGTGTCTTGTCTTGCAGCAGACCGGACATGGCTCGCACCGACAGGTTCCATGGCTTGAACGGTTGCTTGGTCACCAGCTCGCCAGCTCACCCATTGCCCATTATCTCGGATGCCTCACCAAGGGGCCATTTTCTGTACCAGCCAATGGCGCTCCTGGAACCCTCACCGGATCCACCTGAAACACACATCATCTCTGCCTCTCAAGCTGGGCGACGACATCAAGTACCGTCCGCCGTAAGCTGAGCAACACGCCTGGGGCTTGCAATTTGCTGCACTACCACATGCGACTAGCCGTAGCCCACATAGTAGCGCATCATCTGGGCACGTCTATCCAGCTAGCTGCATGCGTCAAGAAGTCGAGAAACTCTCCGAACGTGGATACTATCGCCTTCGCCGATACTCGCATCATTATCGCATGTGGCAGACGAGCCAGAGGCTCCCAGAGACGGCCACGAGCTGAATCCCGCAGTCCAGACACGCTAAAACTGCTGCATCTTCAAAACCCCCCTTACCTGCCCAGCAACTTGTAACAATTCCAGCATGGGAAAAAATCACCGCTATGAAAACCGGGTCTTCCTTTCCGCACTCTTGATCTTCGTGCACGCCCCGTAGCCGAAATGATCACTTAGCAAGTTGATAATAGCAGGCACCATCCCTAACCAGCATGCCGCTCGCCGCTCGCCGCTCGACCTTCACTCCTGAAAGAACAAACCGGCAGGCATGTCCGAATAACATCGGCAAGGCTATACAAGGGCTCGATGACGGCTACTATTCAATCAAGTGCATTCTTGATTCCAAGAGTAGTAGTGTCGACGCGCCTTTGCCGCTCATACCGAATACGACCACGGTACCTGCATGTATGTAGCCTTCGCACTCGTTCTCCGGCTAATATGTCATGTCTGCACGTGGATGTCGAGACGACGCTATGACGGCGCATATAGCGGAGAGTTTGTAAAAGTGTCTGTGCAAACATCAAAGACTCTTTGAACGTCAAAAGACGTTTGGGTGAGCTGAGATTGTGCGTGTGGTGCGCAATAATGCAACGCTGACGTAGTGGTTACTTGCTCACATGTCCTGATCAACTGCGGGGAGGAGAGAAGGTGCGATTCAGGTGGTAACTCTCGGTCGGACCAAAGCAGAAGGTGCCAAGAAGTCGGCCTTTGAAACAATGTGCAGCGAACAATCTTTGCTCCACCAATGAGCTCCTACAAGTACCGTGTATCCACCCCCTGCCCCAGTCCTCAGCCGAAGAAAGCGGCACAGAGCCACAACTCCAGCACCATCATCGTGTCATAAACTCCTGAAATCGCTTTCGCAACGAGAGTCATCGGCCGTCCATGATGTACGCGAGCCCGGATCGAGCTCGGTGATAAACGAGATGGGGCCATGGTCATGACTGTATTGAGATGAACATGGCCGCATCACCACCTCGAACGAGTAGCAGACCCGGCACCATACAGCCTCGTCGCCCATCGCATGCCCCCTAAACGAAGAAAACCGGATATCTAAGATTAAAAACCTCCTAGAACCTGCATCGGCACTCATCATATCCGGAGTATAAGTAATTGTATGATTGTAGCACCCATGGTCTTACAATACCCTCATGCCCGGCTCAAACTACCTGTCCTCAACGGCCGGTCAGAGCTGCCGCATGGCCGTTATGTCGGTACTCTACCGTTGTCCGTCTGTATATTATAGACATGGTACTGGAAATACGATTGGCCCATGATATGCAGTTGCGAAAACTCCTTCATTCCCGTGCAGCAACGGGGTTTTCTAAACCCGGAATTTTCGGCTGCATGTACACGTGGTGGTGCACTTGGGTCAAGAAGAGCGGATGATGACGGGAGCCGGTGTTTGCAGTCACCTGAGCTTTGCCACATGGCGTTCGCATACAGCGAACCGTGGACACCACCTCACACCTCGTACAGCTTGCGTGCGGCCTCATTGGTCTCCTATTATACCCGTCTGCTGCACCTCTCCACATTCCATCATGGCACGACTCGTGAGACAAGTTGAACGTCCAACTTTGAGGGTAAATGAGTCAGATGGCAACCATGACCTTTTGTGATATTAGCTTGCGACCCTGATATTTATTTTCCTAATCATCGGTCCAAGTTGCGACCGTTGTCCCTGCTAGACTTCCCGCGCCGCGAATCCTGCCTCGTAGAATGCTTATCGTGGGGGCGCTTAGCTGTATGCAGGGTACGTCATGGTATAGTGCTTCTACTATATCTTATCCATGATGCTTAGAATAGCTCAATATAGAAAACCCTCACTTCGCTTCTGCGGGATTGCGGCAACGCCGTGCATTACATGTGCATGCTCATGATTTCTAACTGCGTGGTTTATACAATCTTTCAAATTGCTTGCTGTCGTACGTACTCTGACAATACTATATCGGTTCCAAGCCATGTTCTACGGAAAGCTGAAGTTTGGTTCCGCTTCACACAGGCCGCACGGGAGTACCCCTGGCGGGGTCCGGGGCGGCTACAAGGACGGGATCGGTCTACCTTTGCAAAAACATCTCCCCATAACCATGTAAACCCAAGTATCCCCAAAAAACCGTCCCCACCATAACACCCTCCAAACTATTGACCGATCATTAACCGGCTCCATGCCAGATACCCACCTGCTCCCGCCTATCTGACCCTCCTGGCACTTGCTTATCGTCAACCGAGCGCGCCCTGATTCGCCCCGTGACCACCTACCGCCGATAGTGACGTTATTGCCAACCACCATCAAGGTAAAAAGGTAGCTTGGAATAGGATACACAACTCAATAACCCGTCTTTTGCACATGATCCGACCTTCATGATAGTATGGAGTAGCCAACCCCGACTTTCCACCACGCCACGCCACGCCACGCCACTTGCCCACCGGCCTTGGTCACCATCTCCGCACTTGCGCGTCTACGTacgtgtgtgtgtgtgtgtgtgtgccTGTCTGCAGCGTTGCGTTGTACTGATTAGATTTGTCAACCGAGGGACAGAGCCAAACCTACTCTACTCTGCCCCCGGGGTAAAAGTCTATTCAAGCCGCTAGCGAGACGGGGCCGATATCGTACCAAACAATGGTAGGAACTGCTGACTCTTTTGGTCGGCGGGTCATGCATGCAAGCCATTGTGCTTATCGCGTGAATGAGATTTAGGGTTTTGGTGTATGCACCGTGGTGGATGGCGTTGTTCGTCTTGCAGGTGTGGATTGCATGCGAAGCAAGCGAAGGAAGTCTAGAATGGGGACTTAATGGAGTTGCGTGCGTATGGCGTGTGTAGTTTGCGGCTGGAGAGCAACTACATGATCAGGATGGAAAGCCAAGATCAGGTACGCACGTATGCGTCGTGTTCTTGCCTCTTTGGTGCTCCGGACGACCGTCTTCGCACAAAGCGTACGCCGAACTTTGAAGTAGAGCTATAAAAATATCGTTCCCTTTCGAGCCCAACAGTACGGAGATCGTCGTCATCTGACGCGTCCCAAGAAACAGGAATTCAACATTCCCCCAAGTTCCAAGCGCCGTTTTGCCTCGTTCAGGTACACGAACTCTCCAGTTCCCTGATCTGCATCGCCGCCGCGAACTGCTTCGTACGCGACAATGTCCCAATTTAAACTTCTCACTAAGCACATCCCACCCCACCTGGGCGCCACCAACCAAAACACGCGCAGAACAGACGCCTTGACCGTCTCAAACCCGCAGTTTCTCGGGTGTCTCTGCTGTAAACAAACTTCTCGCATAAATGTATGCAGTTCACAGTTCATCACTTTTATCTTGCCTTGCTCCACCCGTAGCACAGATCTCAGCATCAACCAACCCAACCCCGAACGAAATCAGGGACGGGCTCGGTCCGTTGCCGGCGCTGATCTGCACCACAATCATGCGCTGTTTCAAAACACAAAGGCTCCAGGTGTCTAAACTACAATCCTTCTGTTTCGAGGGCCATCAAATCAGAATCAGGCAGGGAAGAGGGCATACGTACGCAGTTAGTCGGTCAGTCAGGCAGTCCATCTGTAAATCATCATCAATCATGTGACGCTCACACATACCGTATTCGTATCCATTCTATTCCTGTATACACGTCATATTGCCAACTGACTGACGATGCCTGATACTGATACGGAAAGTAAGCAATCATACCCAAGACCTGATACCTGACCAAGCATACCAATACAGTAAGTAAGCGCACTTGATACCCAACCAAGCATACCGATGCAGTAAGTATGCCCTTGCTTACCCAACTGATGGAACAACACTGACGGTCTGTCTGTCCATCACTTACCCTATCCGGCTCTGTTCGCAAGCGGGAACAAATCAAGTAATACACGTGGGACGTGCTTACTCTGCTTACTGGCAACGGAAAGGAAAATGCCGTGCCAGGCAAACACGTAAGTAATACGACCAGCGACAGACGAGGGTGATGGGTAAGCGAGGGGCTCAGCCCTACCCTTGGTTATGTGGTAGCGTGGTGGTAAAGTTTCTCCGTGTCACCGCTGGGTGGGATGGGGGTGGTGAGAGTGGAGGCTCTGTTGGTCTGTGTGGCCTACTGCTAAGTTTGCGGACACCATGCACTCTGGATGTAGACGGAGGCTGAAGAAACTTCACGATGCTGAAGAGCTTTGTTTTACATCTGATAATGTGACCGCGATTCGAAACAACCCATCACAGTAGCTATCGAAAGCTCATGAGCACAAAGGGTACTTTCCCCCGGGTTTGATAATTCCGTTCTAGCTTTTATTACATACTTAACAGACCGCATTTCTTACCTCCAAAGATGCCGAAACCAATACAACCGTGACCTAAACCAAGCTCAACTTGACCTTTCTCTTCCCAGTGCTCTCCTCCAACTCATCCGTAATCCTAACAGTAACCTTTTCGAACAACTCAATGCTCCTCTTAACATCGCCCTTGACACTAAGCACATAGTTCTCCGCATCAAAGTCGGCTTCTGGCTCAGGCGTAGCCAGATCTCTCAAGCGAATCAGACTCTCGATACCAAATCGTGGTACAAAGACCACGAAACCATTTGAGAAAATCTTCATAACAAACCCCTCTTCGTTGATATCCTTGCCCTTTAGCGCTTGGCCGACGTAGTACTCGATGGAAGCGCGACCAGCCTGCTGAGCATTGCGATGGCGCACGTTGATGTTCTTGCAGACAGCTTCAAGCTTGGCTTTGGACTGCAGACTGGGGTCTAGTTGTTCGTATTCGATTGCGGCGGCGAGCTGGCGATGGGCTTCAAGATCGGCGTAACGACGGATGGGCGATGTGAAATGTGTGTAGATTTCACTCGCGAGACCGTAATGTCTGAACTCGGGGTAGGCTTGTGTACCCGCGCAAAAGTACTCGGCGGACATCATACATCGCGTTGCCATTATTCGGACGAGAGTGTTGAAGAAGGGATTGCCGGGATCTACACACTTGTCGAGAGAGTCGGCCAAAGCCTTGGAACTATCGGTCTTGAGCTCCATTCCCTTCTTGACCTTGAGCTGGTTGTCAAGCTCTTCAAAGTTTGTCTTTGGTGGTGCGGCGTGGCGCCGCAATAGAGCGGTTTGTGGGAAGGCTTCGTAATTCTTTGCGGCGACGCTGATATTGGCGAGCAACATGAACTCTTCTACGAGCGAGTTGGTGTCGAGGTGTTTCTTGGTCTCAACATCTACTGGGTCTGAGGTTTCGGATTCAGTGCGAACCTTGACTTCTGGCGATGAAAGATTGAGGGCTCCTGCATCCATTCGTTTTTGCTTCAGCTTTTTGGAAAGCATAAGTAACGTCCGCATGCCTTTGGTAAGATCATCTTGCTGTGAGTTATCGTTTATCCGAATTTGAGCTTGTTCGTAGCTGAATGCTTCTCTTGATCGGATAACCGATTTTGTAAAGTGTGATGAAACGATGTCCGCATCTTCGGTGACCTCCCAGAGCACAGAGAAGGCATAGCGCTCGACATACGGCTTCAGCGAGCAAAGGTCTGTTCCAAGAAGCATGGGCAACATGTCTATACGCTTGTCGACAAGGTAAACAGTCGTTCCACGCTGGCTAGCTTCCTTGTCCATGGCATTATTCGGCTTGACAAAATGTGACACGTCCGCAATGTGAACGCCGACCTGGTAGTTGCCGTTCGGTAATTTGTGGGCGTGTAGAGCATCATCAATATCGACGCAGCCGACAGGGTCGATAGAGCAGACCAGAAGATCGCGAAGGTCTCGGCGTCCCTTCCATCCAGGGTCATCCATGCTAGCAGGCACTTTCCAGTCGTGGCCTTCAGCAGGTAGACAATCCAAGACTGTCTTTGGGAAAGGCTTGTACTGCACGTCCCACTCCAAAAGTAGTGCCTCAGTCTCTGCGCCTTTGGATTCAAGCTCGCCAAGTGATCGTACAAAGTGGCCAACTGGGTATCGGGAGTCGCGATCCCACGAGTCGATGGTTGCCAAGACACGCTGACCGAGAAGCTCACCAGCTTGTCGTGTCCGTATGCGAATTTTGGGGATACGCTTGTCCATGGGAACCAGGAAAACCGTCTGTTGCTGTCTGCTCGATTTGGACGAAGAGCGAACAGAATCGCGGTCGATGTGACCCACATATTGTCTCCAGTTACGCTTGATGATACCTACGACGCGAGCAGTAGGTTGAGGCCTGCCTTCTGCGCTTTGTCCATGAACCTTCTTGACCTCTTCTTGTAGTGCTTTTTGCTCCCTCTCGGGAATGACAGTCTCTCCCTCTTCGGCCTCAGCATTGTCGTTCTTGTTCACAGTCTCCTCCTCGATGATCTTGGTGGATGGTGCTTTCCACTGATCTTTAGGAAGTACTTCAACAACTACTACATCGCCAGAGACGGCGCGATTACTATTCTCGCGGCCTAGGATGAGGAGTGACTTGTCGAAAGAGGGTACATGAACGGAACCCTCGAGATAGTTGTATGGCGAGACGTTGAAAATGCCCTGATGTAAAGTACCAGCTTTTACGCCAGTCATCATCTTGGATACTGTGTAGTGTTCTGGGTAGAAGACTTGGGCCTTTTTAGATCGTACCTCTCGCTGTTCTTGCGCAGCGCTGATCATATCCAGGAGCTCATCCGATTTCTCAAGTCCAGAAACAAAGTCGGATACTGAGTGGACGTTAGTCTTGTCCAAGTGTTCTCGTCTGAACGCTTACACGTCATGCCGGGTATCTGCTCGGCCGCGGCTTTCCGTAGATTGTCCTTGTCATCTGTGATCATGACAACCGTAGGAATCCGGCTCTGCTTCTTGCTGCGTGCTGCGACCGCCTCTTGGATGTGGTGATTATACCACTCTACTGCTTTGCGCACGGCTCGATCATTCCTGTCGTTAATCGTCTCTCCGGGCTCCCGGGCGACATAGGTCTCCACTCGGAACTCGTTGAAGAATACATAAAATCGCTTTCCCTCGTTCTTGGTCAAAGATATCAAACGGTGGTAGAGCGGTAATGAGCGGTTCTTGACTTCCTCTAGGACAGTCTGCAGGACGATGACATCATGGAAGGCAGTTTCGACTTCAAACAGATCCATTCCAGTAAGAAAAGCATTCGTGTCTGGAACGAGATATTGGCCATTTGGGAAGTTGGTTGATCCTGCTGGTGTGTCGGATAGCACGAAAGGTGATACTGAATGGGGTTAGCCTTGCAGTGCACGTGAGATGATTATATCGCACCTTTTTGCGAGTAGTCGGTTGGTGCAATCTCCAGACATGACCTGCACAGATTCGACGAGCACGGAATGTCTTGTCGTAGGTATAGCTCTCTCACGATTTTCTGAACCTTGCCACTCTTTGTGGACCGCACATAGACTTTGCTGGAAAGGTTGGACTGGCCGCGATCGGCAGTCGACCGCTTGAGACTAAAGTACTCCATGTTTACACGGAGCTTGTTGGTTGACAGGGCAAGAGCGTGGCGTGTTGTGCTTGTGAAGGTCTGGCAGATGCCAAGAGGGCAAAAGTGCAAGGGTCGATTTCGAGATGGCACTAGTGAAGCTAGGACCAGATGACGGAGTTTGGGTGGGCCGCAGAGCTCCATTACCCAACATCAGAGCTACAGTACATCGACGACAACAAGGCACCGAAGCCGCCAGCCCATCGTCGCATTACCACATAGCAGAACATTCACCATGTCGTCACTAGACCCACCCACGTACCTCACCTCGATCCAGAATAACATCCGCGCTCGGCCCATATCGTGGGAAGGTGCGGTCCGGGCCAAGACCATCACCGACGAGGACCTCAGGAAGATCAAGTCGATCGACAAGGTGCGCAAGGAGCAGCGCAAGCAGACAATCGAGTCGGACGTGGGTAGCTTTGTCACGCTGCTCGTGGGTGGAAATGGGTCACAGAGCATCTTCGAGGCAGCAGCAAAGCGTCAGGACATCATTCACTACATGCTGGTCCTATTAGGGGATATGATTGACGGTAGGAACATAGGAACCTTTGTATATGCATGGTGAAGCTCACGTGTCTTCAGATATACCTGCCCTCACATCCGCTCTCGTCCAGCACCCAGCACCCTACAAGCCGTTCCTACCGCTTCTGAAAGCTTCATCCAACAATGAAGACCCCGTGCCGCTTCTCACCTCGTCTGTACTGTCCGGGCTACTGTCGCATGCCGTCACACAGACTTCCAAGAGCACTCCCGAGCTCGACGAGGCACTAGCCCAGCTCTTCACCTACCTCTCGACGCTCGCAAAGGCATCCGACGCCGGCCTTCAGGATATCGCGGTTCGCGAATACTCTGCTGTACTTCGTAATACAAAGGCAAGACGCATCTTTTGGAAGCAGAGGAAGGAGACGCTAAGCCCTCTTTTTGATATTCTGCGGGCCGCAGCGGGGTCAGCCAAGGATACCGACTCGACCCTCTACAGCGGCGGTGCCAGTATTCGCAGCACAGCCGATGGCGGGATATCTGGCGGTGTCGGCCTCCAGCTTCTGTACCATGTTCTGCTTGTTATTTGGCAGCTCAGTTTCGAGGGCGAGCTCGTTGGCGACGGCCTTCAAGAGTACGATGCCTTTCCGAGTGACTTAACCGTGCGCTAACATCATCCAGTGAGCACGACATTGTAATTCTGTACACACAGTTGCTCAAGGTGTCACCCAAGGAGAAAACCACTCGCCTCCTCCTTTCCACCCTCCGCAACCTCTTGATCACGAACCGCAGTACCTTACTTCCCACGGCAGTTCTCGCTCGCCTACCTGCCCTTCTTACAAGTCTGAAGTCGCGCCACCTGACTGATGAAGACGCTCTCGAGGACCTCCAGGCACTGACCGAGCTGCTTGAGGAATACACCAAGACGCAGACGACGTTTGATGAGTACGCTGCCGAACTTCACTCGGGTCACCTCCGCTGGTCACCACCTCATCGCAACCCTACTTTCTGGCAAGACAACGCCCGTCGCATTCTAGAAGAGAACAAGGGAGAGCTTCCCCGAAAGCTTGCCGAGATCTTGTCAAAGGACTGGGAAAACGACAAGCAGGTCTTGGCAATTGGTTGCAATGACGTAGCATGCTTAGTGAAAGAAGTGCCCGACAAGCGACAACAACTCGAAAAGCTGGGTCTCAAGGGCAGAGTCATGGAGCTGATGCAAGAAGCAGATGAGAGCGTACGGTGGGAGAGCTTGAGAGCCGTGGGCGAGTGGCTACGATACAGCTTCGAGTCGAAGAGCGAGGTGCCGATCAGGTAATAGTCATGCGATCGATCGCTTTCATCAAGCGTGTGAGTAGTGCTTCCCCTTGTTTGTATTTTCCTCGTCTTTTGTAGTCGGACTGTATCATAAAATGCTGGGCCATTTCTTGCATGCAACAAAATATACAAGTCGAAATCACGTTAGTCTCATCGGCCTTCACCGTCATTGTCGCCATTCCCCTCTTCGATCGCCGTGTCTCACATTCCTTGTACAACGCGACGAATCATCGTGACACACTTCTCGCAAGCATCTCCCTTGTTGTCCTTCCTTTGCAATCGGCCCTGATAGACTGAAAGATCTACCCCCCGCTTTTCGATGCATACTGAGAGTCTGAGACAACCTTACGCCGAACACTAATGCAAACTTGCCTCCGTACTATTGTTATTCGGCCCTGTGCCTGTCTGGATCACCATCGCCATCACTTATCACAATCTGAAAGAGTTATTATCTAGGATCAGGGGGTTTTCGTTATCACAGCTACGCAGAGGAGAAGCTAAGACTGTGCCGGGGTTGATGATTCTTTGTCGTAGGGACTGGGTTTTGTGTGTTCGGTCCGATAGCAATTTACGAAGAACGGCGAGCGGTGAAGTACGAACGGTGGGCATGTGATGTGAGGGGTGGTGAGTTCGCATCAAGGCAGTGTGGCGAGGGTATGCTTGAGGGTGTTGACTCTTTTGGCTTCGGTGGCAAGGCATGGACATGGTAAGTagatggtgatggtgatAGTCATGGTACGGTGGTATTGGGGCAGGCATTGCTTGACATGGGTGATGGACGAGGTTGTTTGCATGTGATGGGCAGAGAGTTTGCAGCGTTGTGCAGTGTAGTGTAGAGTTTGATAAGGCGGCTTGGTTGATCGGGGGATGTCTGTATCGTGTCGTACGGAATGATTTGATAGGTTATATGGCTGGGGTGGTTCTATTACTAGGTAAGTGACACGAGTGGTAGGAGTTGCAGTGTCTTTGGTGATGTATGTGTGTATTGTAGGACTCTCAAACGTGTGTCGGACAGTGACATGCACTCGAAGACATACATGAATACGCTTGGCAGCACTTCTTAGAAAAGAAAGCCAAGATAGACTTGTGTTCCTATTAGGGACATGCTTTTAGTGTTAAGCAATAAGTGCTTTGAGTTCCACTTATCGTAACCCTTGGGTATGTATTTACTGTTTTTGATAGTAGAATGGCGTCTGATTCAACCCGCTAGGTACGTAAAGACAGCCTCTATATAGCTGTGAATATACATAAGTGATATCGATGGTAAGC from Pyrenophora tritici-repentis strain M4 chromosome 1, whole genome shotgun sequence encodes the following:
- a CDS encoding ribonuclease R, translating into MEYFSLKRSTADRGQSNLSSKVYVRSTKSGKVQKIVRELYLRQDIPCSSNLCRSCLEIAPTDYSQKVSPFVLSDTPAGSTNFPNGQYLVPDTNAFLTGMDLFEVETAFHDVIVLQTVLEEVKNRSLPLYHRLISLTKNEGKRFYVFFNEFRVETYVAREPGETINDRNDRAVRKAVEWYNHHIQEAVAARSKKQSRIPTVVMITDDKDNLRKAAAEQIPGMTLSDFVSGLEKSDELLDMISAAQEQREVRSKKAQVFYPEHYTVSKMMTGVKAGTLHQGIFNVSPYNYLEGSVHVPSFDKSLLILGRENSNRAVSGDVVVVEVLPKDQWKAPSTKIIEEETVNKNDNAEAEEGETVIPEREQKALQEEVKKVHGQSAEGRPQPTARVVGIIKRNWRQYVGHIDRDSVRSSSKSSRQQQTVFLVPMDKRIPKIRIRTRQAGELLGQRVLATIDSWDRDSRYPVGHFVRSLGELESKGAETEALLLEWDVQYKPFPKTVLDCLPAEGHDWKVPASMDDPGWKGRRDLRDLLVCSIDPVGCVDIDDALHAHKLPNGNYQVGVHIADVSHFVKPNNAMDKEASQRGTTVYLVDKRIDMLPMLLGTDLCSLKPYVERYAFSVLWEVTEDADIVSSHFTKSVIRSREAFSYEQAQIRINDNSQQDDLTKGMRTLLMLSKKLKQKRMDAGALNLSSPEVKVRTESETSDPVDVETKKHLDTNSLVEEFMLLANISVAAKNYEAFPQTALLRRHAAPPKTNFEELDNQLKVKKGMELKTDSSKALADSLDKCVDPGNPFFNTLVRIMATRCMMSAEYFCAGTQAYPEFRHYGLASEIYTHFTSPIRRYADLEAHRQLAAAIEYEQLDPSLQSKAKLEAVCKNINVRHRNAQQAGRASIEYYVGQALKGKDINEEGFVMKIFSNGFVVFVPRFGIESLIRLRDLATPEPEADFDAENYVLSVKGDVKRSIELFEKVTVRITDELEESTGKRKVKLSLV
- a CDS encoding VMA13, Vacuolar H+-ATPase V1 sector, subunit H, coding for MSSLDPPTYLTSIQNNIRARPISWEGAVRAKTITDEDLRKIKSIDKVRKEQRKQTIESDVGSFVTLLVGGNGSQSIFEAAAKRQDIIHYMLVLLGDMIDDIPALTSALVQHPAPYKPFLPLLKASSNNEDPVPLLTSSVLSGLLSHAVTQTSKSTPELDEALAQLFTYLSTLAKASDAGLQDIAVREYSAVLRNTKARRIFWKQRKETLSPLFDILRAAAGSAKDTDSTLYSGGASIRSTADGGISGGVGLQLLYHVLLVIWQLSFEGELVGDGLQDEHDIVILYTQLLKVSPKEKTTRLLLSTLRNLLITNRSTLLPTAVLARLPALLTSLKSRHLTDEDALEDLQALTELLEEYTKTQTTFDEYAAELHSGHLRWSPPHRNPTFWQDNARRILEENKGELPRKLAEILSKDWENDKQVLAIGCNDVACLVKEVPDKRQQLEKLGLKGRVMELMQEADESVRWESLRAVGEWLRYSFESKSEVPIR